The sequence CGGTGAGCAGTGGTCCGAGCAACAGACCGCCACCCGGTGCCTGAAGTGCATGGGACCCCTGGATGTCGTGTACGACTACGACTACATCCGCTCCCGGCTCAACACTTACAGCCTGAAGACATCCCCCATCTCGGCGCTCAAGTACCTCGACTTCTACCCCATCGTCAACACTCAAGAACTCGTCTCCCTAAATGAGGGCGGCACCCCCCTGTTTGAGCTTAAGAGCCTGGCCAAGCAACTTGGGCTAAAGCGGCTCTTGCTCAAGGAGGAGGGACACAACCCCACGGGGGCCTTTAAGGATCGCGGCTCCATGGTGGAGATCACCAAGGCCAAGGAGCAAGGCGCCCGGGCCATCGGGGTCGCCTCGACGGGCAACATGGCCGCCTCGGTAAGCGCCTACGCTGCCAAGGCGCAGATCCCCTGCTACGTTCTCATCCCCGACGGGATCTCCATCGGCAAGATCGCTCAGACTCTTGCATACGGCGCCCGGGTCATCCAGGTCCGAGGCACCTACGACGACGCCGCCCGTCTCACCGTGGAGATGGCCGCCAAGCACGGCTTCTACCTGGCTGGGGACTATGCCTTCCGGGCCGATGGCCAAAAGAGCCAGGCTTTTGAGATAATCGAGCAGCTGTTGTGGAAAGCGCCCGATGTGCTCATCGTTCCCATGGGGTGCGGCACCAATCTGGCGAGCATCTGGAAAGGGTTCAAGGAGTTCATGGCGCTCGACCTAATAGAGAGCTCCCCGCGGATGATCGGGGTGCAGGCGGCCGGATGCGCGCCCATCGTGGAGGCTTTCAATGCCCATACTGAGGAGGTAACTCCCGTGGCCAGGCCCGATACCTCTTGCAGCGCCATCGCCGCCGGCGACCCCATCGACGGCCTTAAGGCCCTGCGGGCAATCAGGGAAAGCGGCGGGACGGCCGTGGCGCTACAAGATGAGGAGATCCTCCGCGTCCAGCAGTGGTTGGCCAGGGAAGAGAGCCTGTTCTGCGAGCCCTCAGCCGCCGCGAGCCTCGCGGCCGTGCCCACCCTCCTAGAGCAGGGGCTTATCACACCGGATCAGACTATTTTGTGTGTGGCCACCGGCACCGGCCTCAAAGACCCCCGGGCGGCCCTCAGAGAGCTGCCCAGCCCGCCAAGCGTGGAGCCTTTGAGCGAAGAGATCGATCGGCTGCTGGCCCTTCGCCTATACGACCGGCCCGAGCGCCTTGCCCCTTCAAAGGAACGTCTGCGCCTGAGCAAGCCTCCCTCGCTCGATAAGCTGGCGGCCATCGTCCAGCGGGAGTTCGGGCTCACCCTCGAGGACGAATATTTGGAGAAGGTCCACACCCTAGCCCGCAACTTCATCGAGGATAAGGGCAAGCCGCTCGTCAAGGGCGACCTCCGGCTCATCATCGACGACGTCTTCAAGGGGCTATCGCCCTACGAGGCGGTGCTGACGGTGGAGGATTTCCGGGTCACCACGAATAAACACGCCAGGGCTG comes from Nitrospinota bacterium and encodes:
- a CDS encoding threonine synthase; its protein translation is MKNNPTPYYLECIVCGEQWSEQQTATRCLKCMGPLDVVYDYDYIRSRLNTYSLKTSPISALKYLDFYPIVNTQELVSLNEGGTPLFELKSLAKQLGLKRLLLKEEGHNPTGAFKDRGSMVEITKAKEQGARAIGVASTGNMAASVSAYAAKAQIPCYVLIPDGISIGKIAQTLAYGARVIQVRGTYDDAARLTVEMAAKHGFYLAGDYAFRADGQKSQAFEIIEQLLWKAPDVLIVPMGCGTNLASIWKGFKEFMALDLIESSPRMIGVQAAGCAPIVEAFNAHTEEVTPVARPDTSCSAIAAGDPIDGLKALRAIRESGGTAVALQDEEILRVQQWLAREESLFCEPSAAASLAAVPTLLEQGLITPDQTILCVATGTGLKDPRAALRELPSPPSVEPLSEEIDRLLALRLYDRPERLAPSKERLRLSKPPSLDKLAAIVQREFGLTLEDEYLEKVHTLARNFIEDKGKPLVKGDLRLIIDDVFKGLSPYEAVLTVEDFRVTTNKHARAEAEVTVQFMGERVTEEAEGTGPVDAVVNALRKSIEKRGALKVRLVDFNVAIESSGTDAVVEASMTLRDHKKNQVITVGTSPDIIVASVNAFENGYNLLYWKAQARRRRGSARGKK